aatttcagacgatttctacccatTCATAAACGACTTGATAACCTTGACCTAAACATGATTGGGTTTAATTGATACATTCATATGAGAGAGAGTagagagccttgtgcactgaaATACACCCtttgtttagagagagagagagagagtagttgaCGGTGTGAGGAGAGGCGTAGGGTTTGGAGTGATAGACAACAAGGAAGATTTGGacggggggagagagagggagagagaagtgGGTACGTGTATGGTACGTCTAAATGATTTAGACGAAGAAGTAGTCGCTTTCGGCCTTTGACTCTTTGCGTAGAGAAAGAGAGGTCATGGCACGCGCGCGTGCCGTGTGGACCCCACGTTGACTCGTGAAATCTTATAAAATTCAAGCTATAGCTGCAAAGGTCATAACTTAAGCATGACGTATTGACGTTTTGTCCGTTAAGGTctcctccctctttctctctcctcttacctGACGCCCGCCTCGCCAGTGACGACTCACGACTCACGACTGATGACATGGCTTTTTTTTTCCACGTCATTTGCTTTGTCTTACTCTCCCCTTACTTAATGGTTAATAGAATAACTTTCCAGTTAATCAGAGACTTGGATAAAAGATAATGCGAGGCCAGAGATAAAGCAGGGAAAGAAATGATAAATATTATggaagggaaaaggaaaggTGTTGTGCAGCTTAGAGAAATTTATGTTCAAAGATAATTCTTTTCTTTAGTTTGCCAGAAATCAGcagaattttttataaaaaaaatgtatatcaaggatatttaaaataaaaaatatcctaAAAAAGGAATCCAAACTACTTTCCTTCCATCTTCGGCATTTCCATTAGTAGAGGAAAAACTTAACCTGAATAATATCATCTGCTCAAGAAAGAAGATCAACGAAATCAATAACAAGGTCTAACAAGGTCTTTCTTCCAAATCTCATATGAAATCGTCAACAATAAACGATGGAGGAATCAGGAAACATCCAAGAATCATTAGTATTGCTTTACATGGTGTAATTGGatatttcatattatttttcaaaattttatttgttttggagtcatgaaaaagatataataattatatgtgaaaatgtcaagaaaatttttttaaaaaaaatttgaaaatggcTCATATTTATAGGAACTAATCTTGATTAATTATCAATTTTCAAAACATGAGATGTGTTTAAGATGTTTAATATTGCATATAATATTATTTTGTTACTCCAACATAAAAGCAAAGACATTAATGGTGGATTTTGAGGTTATAAATTTATAATGCTCATATGTTTTGATTAAAATTACTTCTCATTTGTAATCTAAAACCACAAAAGTATTAAAAAGTTCAGTattagtgggaaaaaaaaaaataataacaaaatgaaatgggagagggttccttgAAAGGTTGCGTGACCCCTTCCTTTCCAGCTTTTTTTCCCAAATGAGATACATAATTAagttttttaaaaatccaaatttcaaattatttgatataTTCTTATTTCCTATGCCAATTGATCACCAATATCAATGGATTAGTCAAGAGGATAAGCTATTTAGATGGATAGAAGAGCcaaaacaaatttaaaatgtaatataaattttctaaaaaatgatAGTTTAGTTCACCTTACATTGAAGTTTCtcataaatttcaatttcataacaAGGTTATATATTTCTCATTTATGCAACTAAATTACTAACTACTTGCGTTCAAGTCCCCAATCTTTAggcaaattaaaataaagacaGTTGTTTTAGTTGTATTTTCAGGAAAAAGTAGAACTTATGTAAATGACTTCTGATGGCTTCCTTCAATATTCTTGACAATGACACATGGAAAAAAGTAACAAAACTTTACTCTTTATGCAAATTATTAGATTCTATGAATTCCGTTGCTTTTTTAGCAAACAagcaaataattttgaattataTACAAGTCGTAAAATTTAGGTCATTATTGACCCATCTAAAGCCAAAAgttaggtaaaaaaaaattgatattgtCCATGACATTTTGATCCTCCTcaaaatgttttaaaatttgaaatgatcacattcatcaaattattaaatattaagATTTCATTGCATGAAAACAATCTAGTAATTGTTGAACGGATTTTGGATACCTAATTTGCATTGGTTTGTCATCAATTGTGCAATGAAACTATACATGATTAGAATCCTTAAGCAATATAAAACTTCTCAATTATTGTTTTGATTaccaagagagaaaaaaatatatccaaAGATTTCTTATGAAGATTGTATGCTTTTGCACATAATCTTATAGCTCTCTAGACGTATCCTTTATTGTATGACTAGATACTTGAGTGTCTAAATACATTGTATTAAattttaagagaagaaaagtatAAACTAAACATTCATcataagaggggggggggagagatacatcttttttttcccttttgctcAAGCTAGCCCATGTTGGTGTACAAGTTCCTACTCTCCTTTGTTgacagaataagaaaaaaatgaaacaatgtATTTTAGTTAGTTTGGGGGAGGGATCAATATGCCTCCTACATATATTAGCATTTCCCACGCCAAGCCATTGGGCGAACAGGAGGGAGTGCCTCACTATTTGTTACAAAGTAGCCTACGTAGTTAGGGAGAAGATAGAATGTTATAGTGTTAAAGAGGAGAGAGTGTGAGAAGTCATATACTATCAACAGTGTGTACATCATTTCcctatttctttttcatttgcTTATGTGTTCTAAGAGAAATTGTCTATTTCCCTGCAAATCAAAAGTTAGAAAAGGTTGGTATTTTTGTAATGTAAATATGAAAATGGTGGCATGCTTGTAAATTAATCAAGACTAAAAAGCAAAAAAGGTAATCTCAAAGAGTTCTAGTAAGGACTAGATACTactttttgataattttgtttcattattaaaaaaaaaatggtcaaagaaaagaagaaaatatataaaaaaaagaattgttaTATGAAAGTAGCTAATTTCTCTTAGGAGAGAATCTGTTCAACCATGGAATCTCACCCTTATTAATtcaggaaaatatattttcGATCTCATACAATTGGGTGTTAGGGATTAGTGATGAAAATCTAGAGTTTCTTTTTGTCCAATTAAGAAGGAAATTATTCGTTAAGAATGAGATGAGATTCTAGTTCAATGACACAAAACTAGGCAGTTGAGCTATAAAGAAAATCCAGAAAAGTCACCGATTCACCCTCCTATTGTTACATTCTTGAAGGAGTAATTATAGTATAAAAATAAATGTGGCCCAATGGCTCTCCTTCATGGCCCCTCAGCTCCCCTCTCTGGCCCTTATGGTTCTTATCTGCCCAGTGGCCTTTGAATTACTTATAAGAaagtttaaaagaaaagaataattttttttgacaAGAGTAATACACAtaagaaaccttttttttttttgggtaaaaaaatatttctcctaaaaaaaaaaaaaaaaaaaaaaaaaagaaaaagaaaaaaacacccTTCAATCTGTCCAATCAACCCCTGAAAATGTCAACCGGATTCCGGCTGTTTCTACCGTACACCGAAGAGGTTTTGTATAAATAAAGCTCCAAGTTCAGAATCATTTTCATCCCTTTCAGTTTTATTTCAGACCAATTCTTCTTAACTcttcctgagagagagagagagagagaggaaacaaGGATAGATATAGATTATAGAGCTACAGAGAGAGTGTGTGCTATTGTAACGATGGGAGACGAATTTCAGGCAGGGCTTTGCAGTGGAAACTGGTGGAATCAAACTAAAAGCGCATTGAGTGTGGGTTCATGTTCTTCACCATGTTCCACTGCACTCACTGATATAGGAAGCTTTGGATGGGTAAATGAAGCAAGATCATCCTGTGAAGAGACAACAGCTTCTGTTTCTGATAGTTCCATGGTTTTCCAACAAACCCAGAAGACACAACAATCTTCATCAGATACTGTCGgtgctggtggtggtggtggtggtggcatcTTGATGGATTCCACCTTACAAATGGTGGGTTTTGGACCTTCATCCCTCACCATGGATTGGAACCAAGCTTTACTGTAAGTTACTCATCCCTTTTCCCCCTTTAATTATGGCCTTTGAATTGAATCGAATTAAAGCTGCCAAAATGATTCTGAatactaaataatgtttaagagaagaaagaaagagataagaTGTACCCATTAAAGTTGGATTagattcttattcttttttcttatttcttatcaTCATATATGGTTCTTGCAGTCGAGGTAGTGGGAGAAGTACAGAGACTAATTTCAATTCCATGCTTCAAGATGACTTAAGTTCATCAAGACCTAATTTTCGGACAGAAACGGTGATGGAATCTCCACCAATTCAAGTCCAGAAGGAGTGGAGCCCCaagagtggtggtggtggtgaagaTTCCATCTTGAGCAGCCAGGCCATACCCAGTGGTTTTCCTTCTTATGCATGCAATTCACCATCATTATTGCAAGGTTTATTTGATCCACCGGAGACCCAACTCAATCAACATCAAAGATTCCCCTTTGAGACTCATCGATCCATTAACAATCCATCTCCAAACTATCGCATTAACACCGATGAATTCTCATCGTCGTTGCCATCGCTGTCACCGTCTTGGCCTAAATTCTCACCCTTCCTGAAAACTTCACAGCCAAAGCTGCACCAACCCTCTACTAATCAGTTGCACTTCAACAACTCTCCTTTCTGGAATGCGTCTGCAACTGCCATGAATGATGCTCGATCTGCCTTCTTCCCTTCACCGGAGACACAGTTTCTCACCCCAACGTTTGAGGTGAAACCCAATTGCAGCAACATCCTCACCACCACAAGGGtaattaatttatataatttattcCTAATTTTGTTTGGATTGGGGTAGGACTGgaactcatccttaaaagctAATTGTTAGAGAGAGTGTCCAAGTACCTATAAGTCTTCATATCGGACTATCTCTCTCTGAGTTGGGTAAGGTTTCGAACCGAACAATGAagtgggttttgatttttgtgcaGTCCGGCACAGAAGAAGTTCGTGATTCAGGGTCAGTAAGAGTAATGAAGAAAAGCTGCAATGAAACTGCGTACAAAAGGCCTCGGATTGAGACACCATCGCCATTACCAACTTTTAAGGTACCATAGAAACCTAATAACCTTTTTAGTTTTCAGTGGAAGAGTACTGCTTCAAGCTCTTAAAGATGTTAGTTTGAAAATTTAAGACGTTTTTCAAAGAGAAatggatgaaaattttgaaaattctggGTCTGTTCTTAGGTTCGGAAAGAGAAGTTGGGGGACCGAATCACTGCACTCCAACAACTGGTTTCACCTTTTGGAAAGGTAAATTTTCTGACATTTTTCCTTGGcttttaataaagaaaaagattacTGTTATAAATACTTTGCTCTTGGAATTTAATGTTAAAGCTTTCTGTTTGTTCATCTTGAATCAATTCTTGTTCGCAGACTGATACTGCATCTGTGCTCTTAGAAGCCATTGAGTACATCAAGTTCCTCCATGATCAAGTCAACGTAAGTTTCATTCTCACCTAGAtggatttttttctcttgttttgtgagagagagagagagagagagagattaattgATTACTAAACCAAGGGTTTCTTACCGTAATGTCAGGTTTTAAGCACACCATATTTGAAGAATGGAGCTCCCATACAGCACCAACAGGTACAAGTAGAGAAATATCTTGGTTTGTCGGATTTATCTGTTAGGGCTTTGGCAGAactcattttaaaaaaaactaACCATTAAGGAGAAGAGGTGGGCATCGGGTTGTCATGAAGTAGTTCTGTCAAAACCTTGGTTTTGATACCGCTTATTATGACATGGGTAGAATTTATCCTTAAAACTTTAGCGAGCCATTAAAGGGAGGGTATGTGCCTAAGTATATTTATTACCtttgaaaaaaaatctaagttATGGTAttctccaaaatacccttttagattccatttctttggctgtcaACCCAGGCAACAGCTAAATTTCGTCCAATACTTTCTCCATTCTCATGGAACCCAACATTATCCTTGCCAGTCCAATGAAAAATTGTGTTAAGGTTTATatgctttttctcttttttttttttttttttttttcggaatCTAATTAACCATTTACTTGTCATGCAGAGTTTGTCGAAGGATGGTGAAGGAGCCAAACAAGATCTTAAAAGCCGTGGACTATGTCTGGTTCCAATTCCAAACACCTTTCCAGTTACAAATGAAACCGCAGCTGATTTCTGGACTCCGACGTTTGGAGGAAGTTACAGGTAGAGAGGGAGAGACAAGCTAACGGATGAGGTCGATGACACCAGAACCCAAGTCAAGCTGGGAATGATAAGATTCAGATCActcaaggaaataaataaataaactgttGCTGCCATCTTACTGTGTACTACAGTTCTAGTGAAGGAAGAAAAGCGAAAcccaagagaaaagagagagagagagagaaaggggggggggtgaagattaaagaaaggagaggaaaagagagagaagaggaagtgaCCCTTGAAGGACTGGCAATGTTGGGGCAGCTAGGGGCAGAATGATGTAGGATGGCCAAAGATAAGGGACCATTGGAAGAGAATATAGAGTTGTAATAATACAAGTACTACAAGAAGAGGTGGATTAGGGATGGGAACAAGTGCTAAATTTGGTGGAAATTTAGATTAAATTTAGGGAGGGGAAAGATATGCTGAATTTAGCAGAAAAGGAATGGGATAAAGGGTATTGTTCCTGTTtctataataatataaatattgtTGTATACCATGGGGGCTGGCATGGAACCACCTTTTATTTTAagtgaaaaaaagagagagaaaggaaaagaaatttatAAGACAGAATAATTGATGAATTCAGGAATAGCAGGTTAAGTAAGTGTGTGGAGGAGGTGATTGGActgaaggatttaaaaaaaaaaaaaaaaaaaaaagggaaaaaaaaacttttgatttgtttatatatattatgtttGGAATATATGATAGTGGAAGTCAGAGAGCGGCCCACTGCCTctccttttagggtttttgattaTTCGAAAATGGAGAGATGCGTGTGGGAACTATCAGGCATGCTTTTGTGCTTTTCATGGAATGGTCACATTGATGGGCATCCATTGGAAGGTGTCCAGGAGGCAAACGCAACCCTATCTATCCCAtcttagagagggagagagagagtgagagagtttGTCTCCTCTCAATGGAGATCCAACATAGCAAGTTGGACAGCTGATGGCCTGATTCGGTTGAACGGTTCCCTCCAATCATGTTCTTCACCCTGGAAGAAAAACCTTATCTGTTTTAAATTTAGGCATGTAAGCGGGCCAGGCTAAGGTAGGCCCAATTCATCCCAACCCATCCCAGCCCAGCCCATACATATGAGTTGGACTCGGGTGGGTTTGGGCAAAAGAGTCTGGTGCGAACCCAACCCATTATAACATTTTGGGCATCAGTCTAGACCTGATTTTTCACAATATATACATGCATTTTGTCCTGTTCAAGTTTAAAACAAGTAATTATAAATCATGTATGAGTCTAAATAATGACTGGAAGAACTTGCTGCGTGCTTGCATGATCCCGCACCAATGAAAATGCACTCAAGGGTATCAACAtaaatgagatttttatttcactAGGGTTAGGGTGGTCATTTATGTGCTCATGTGTTTGGTTGAGGGGCCACGCGCAAGGTAGCTTTTGTTTTTTATCATATAAAATTAGTAGAAGGATTTGGGTATTGAGAAAAGGCAAATCTTTAATTATTCAGGCAATAATTCAACATAATCAATGGAGTAGAGGAATAAGAGaacgaaaaaaaatatatattggaaGACTTAAGCTAGTTCTTGAAGTTGAATAAAacttgagaaaaaataaatctatACATAATACAAGGGAAAAGGTTTTCTGAGCTGATGTATGCAAACgcactttctttttttctttctcttcactTGAAATAATTTCTCTACCCCCTATGTATAAAACTGTTTCATCACTTTTCATTGGCGTACTCCCTTGTGCCGCTTGCACAGAGAAGACACTCCAatataacaataatagaatttgaTCTAAAGGATCAATGCCCTTGATTCCTCGAGAAGAGTAATTCCAAAGGATCATTCTTTTGACAAACAACTAATCATTTAAAAGGgcttaattaagaaaaaaatataattaattagtaTCCAATTGCCACCTacttgctttctttctttctagtgACATTTCAATTGATTGGATGCTGGGTATCATACCATATTTTAGAACATTGGGATGGACTACCTCTTTGTCCTGCACTACCCATGATTTCGTCTGCATTTAATTAATGTCTATTGTTTTAATTAGCTATGATAATTAACCTCACTTTGAGACACAAAGGATTCACAAATCAAAGCATATGATGTTACCATCTTTACTTTTGAAGTACTCCTCCATTCTTGTCTTCTCAATGAAGATTTCCCTTCTCAAAAGTTTAATTTGGATAATATGTGCTAATCGAGGCCTTCATGGCTTTAAGTTCTAATAATACCAGCCATTAATATGCATCCATGTCAGTCCAAAGTCCAAGTAATTATTTATCACCAGGCTAGTTTATGCAAACTAAggatgttaatcggtttggttttagtttaaatggtatggtttggttcggttcacatttatttggatGAAACTAAAACCGCACCATTcactaaatggttgcactttttgaaaccgcaaccatttagtaaacgatttcggttccacggtttttaaatggttttggtttcacggttttaaacagtttcgatttcaatttattctatacggtttctaaatggttagcAATCGGTCTGCTAGTTTATTTGcgtgtttactaaaatttgcttttggtgataaacgattcaaccttgagaatgtgaaatgcaaaccattatgttttattaaaacaaccaaacaactaagcaaaagaaaatattacattgagaaagtgaaatgcaaacaaaactactaatgaACACCAGTAGTAGTGGTGGATGATGCTAAAGTAGGAGTAGAAAGGGCTTTGAAAACACATATTCCAAGACTTCAAATAATTCTTCTTCATTCGTCTTAGCTatataaaggaagaaaacaattacttagaatatgaaactaatgtccaaagaatttcatacgaggttaaaagaaaaaatattacttCCCAAAGTTTATTAGTTAATCGTTATATGTGgtaattggattggttttgatggtttaaatggttcgattttcatggtttcaattcggtttgaaaccaaagGTTAAAACGGATCTAACCCATTTagtaatcggcctgaaacttgaaactagaatcgaaccatttactaaacggttttgcggttttgataaacggtttcggttttgaattcacatccttaatgcAAACCATAGTTTTAAACATCAAAGCTGGGCCCAATCTAGTTCAAATTTGAGCCTGAACTTCTAATGGGCCAGAAATTTTGAACCC
This genomic stretch from Macadamia integrifolia cultivar HAES 741 unplaced genomic scaffold, SCU_Mint_v3 scaffold814, whole genome shotgun sequence harbors:
- the LOC122070061 gene encoding transcription factor bHLH112-like; the protein is MGDEFQAGLCSGNWWNQTKSALSVGSCSSPCSTALTDIGSFGWVNEARSSCEETTASVSDSSMVFQQTQKTQQSSSDTVGAGGGGGGGILMDSTLQMVGFGPSSLTMDWNQALLRGSGRSTETNFNSMLQDDLSSSRPNFRTETVMESPPIQVQKEWSPKSGGGGEDSILSSQAIPSGFPSYACNSPSLLQGLFDPPETQLNQHQRFPFETHRSINNPSPNYRINTDEFSSSLPSLSPSWPKFSPFLKTSQPKLHQPSTNQLHFNNSPFWNASATAMNDARSAFFPSPETQFLTPTFEVKPNCSNILTTTRSGTEEVRDSGSVRVMKKSCNETAYKRPRIETPSPLPTFKVRKEKLGDRITALQQLVSPFGKTDTASVLLEAIEYIKFLHDQVNVLSTPYLKNGAPIQHQQSLSKDGEGAKQDLKSRGLCLVPIPNTFPVTNETAADFWTPTFGGSYR